Sequence from the Plasmodium yoelii strain 17X genome assembly, chromosome: 10 genome:
CAAGCCTTGTGATATTTTCgacaaatttaatattgtAATAGTTGTACTATTtctatgtaaatattttattatatattttatattctacgctatgcattattatatctAATTAAAGATgcgttatatatatgtgtgtttgtattgtttttaaaatactaGCACCGTTATTTTTGgtacacatattttttttgtttttttttttttcacgaTTCTATTAGTAATCGTCCTTTGACGCAatcaatttatatacatatatttatcattttgcataagaatatatacaacatatacaatatatttatatgaatagTTGAGGaattacatttattattttctaaaaaataaactttAAAAATGTAATGCATAAACACCATGATAAATACATCAggtaaatttaaaaatttatgtttgaatataattaataatataaaaaataatccaAAAGaggaagaaaataaaacgactgaaaatgataataataacacaTCAACTAATGAAAACTGTGATAAAAAATacgatataaaaaatgatgtaTTAAAACAAGTTCAggataataaagaaataaaacaaaatgaagaatTATCCAAAGATTTAGATAAACAATTAAACTTAACACACCATATTATTACTGACCAAACTGTagacaataatataaataaaaataatacagaCAAAAACGTGGGCCTAAATCAGACTGATAAGTATAATTTCCTTCAATCTGAAAGTGATGTAAATggtaaaaatggtaaaaacgAAAAcgatgatgataaaaatggtaaaaatgaAAGCggtgatgataaaaatggcAAAAATGAAAgcaatgatgataaaaatggcAAAAATGAAAGCGGTGatgatgataaatataaCGAAACGAATTGCATTGTaggaaattatattaatttgaaGGCAGAAAAACATGAAAATGATTCTAAAGAATTGTGTCAAGAGTCTATAAAAGGAAGTAATGAACATTTCAATACCACGATAAAGGAACCATGTAACAATATAACTACTGATTTAAACTTCCATTTCAAAtgtgatataaataataaaaattgttatgacacttcaaaaaaaaagaaagaagaaaatgatgataataataataataataacaaaccAATGTATTACTACAATACTGCATCAGATTTAAGCACAtgtaataatgaaaaaaatataaaaaatttttatgaagAAAAACTTGGTGATTCTTGccgattttttatttacacatCAAATCCATATAATTCTGATATTAGAATGATAAAAGAAAATTGTTTAACTATATatcaattattatttactgagaaaaaaaaatggtgttctatttatatatgcacaGATAATGGGCCGATGTCAAATTTtaattatcatttatataaaatattatgtagtaaagatgatatatatatgtacttttttttgttaaaaaaatttatattttcatgctatatatactttaatttaattagtattcaaatattttcctctttatcaattttttcgTACAAAAATAGAAATTCAAGTCGTTCCACAGATGCTCAAAATTATATGAGTGTTAACAACTTTtcagaattaaaaaattatgaacaatttcaaaataaaacagATGATAATATAAGTTTGAGGAAAGGAGAcgatgagaaaaaaaaaagaaaacaaaaaaatgaaatatcaaataatttagaaaataaaaaacctaaattaaataatgacgaaaatgatgaaaatataaaatgttttagtaaaaatttagaaaatactCATAACAAAGAATATAATGACTATTTTTTGTCgagttataaaaataataaagataatgATTCCGGTAATGTCGAAAGcgacaataaaaatatgtttttgtTTAATAATGACTTAGattataaatgtaaaaacaatttaaataatttattaaattatgatgatataaaaaataataattatttatataatggcttttgtaaaaatgaagaatctcaatttttcaattttatatataatccatataaacatatatatgaaaataaaactaaCACATGCTCAacttattttaatttttttgaaaaagataaaacagatattaaaaaaaagttacaattatttattaatacacATTCACCTACTATGataaatattacaaaaaatttgaattcattttatttaaataaaaataaaataacatctTTTGTTGAAAAGTATAAAGACACTAGCTTTTTTTCCtgtgataattttaaaaaagaaataacagAAAAATTTGTAAATAGTTTTGTTGAGACTTTTATTTTGATGATTACTAAAACGGAAGGTAAAGAGAATGCTTGcgaaaatgaagataatgGTGGccaaaataaagaaaatggtGGCCAAAATGAAGAGAATGGTGGCCAAAATGAAGAGAATGCTTGCAAAAATGATCAAATAAAACATGGCGAAAATATACAAGGGCAAGATCATTTTAATGCTGGAAGCGATGGAAATTCGCTAGCTACAACATTTGATGGTAATTCAAACAAagaatttataataaataaaaatgaaccaATTTCAAGTAATCATATTGAAAGTGCTCAAGTTGGTAATACAACAAATGATGGGATGCTGGAAAATAGGAGCAATTTGTTGGATGAAAAAAGTCAAAGTGTTggcaaaaatgaaaaaaatgaaaaaaatgataaaaattgtgaaaatgacaaaaatgacgaaaataACAATACGTCTGATAACATTCCCCCTATGTCAGAAAATGAAACAGAAGAAGAGTCACTATTGGAAAAGGAAGATAACAAGGAGGCGAGCTGTCGAAATAGTGACGGTTGCCGAAATAGTGATGACTGTCGAGGTGCTGATTCGGTTTGTCCCGAAAGTGGATCAAAAAATTGGGATACACTTGATAGCAGCAAAAATCTTGACAGTAGTTGTGCAATAAGTACAAACTATGTTGAAAGTAATGGACTGATGGATAGcaacaataatattttaggAACAGACCAAAATGTAGAAGATATGAATACAAAGGCTTTT
This genomic interval carries:
- a CDS encoding AP2 domain transcription factor AP2-G2, putative; the protein is MINTSGKFKNLCLNIINNIKNNPKEEENKTTENDNNNTSTNENCDKKYDIKNDVLKQVQDNKEIKQNEELSKDLDKQLNLTHHIITDQTVDNNINKNNTDKNVGLNQTDKYNFLQSESDVNGKNGKNENDDDKNGKNESGDDKNGKNESNDDKNGKNESGDDDKYNETNCIVGNYINLKAEKHENDSKELCQESIKGSNEHFNTTIKEPCNNITTDLNFHFKCDINNKNCYDTSKKKKEENDDNNNNNNKPMYYYNTASDLSTCNNEKNIKNFYEEKLGDSCRFFIYTSNPYNSDIRMIKENCLTIYQLLFTEKKKWCSIYICTDNGPMSNFNYHLYKILCSKDDIYMYFFLLKKFIFSCYIYFNLISIQIFSSLSIFSYKNRNSSRSTDAQNYMSVNNFSELKNYEQFQNKTDDNISLRKGDDEKKKRKQKNEISNNLENKKPKLNNDENDENIKCFSKNLENTHNKEYNDYFLSSYKNNKDNDSGNVESDNKNMFLFNNDLDYKCKNNLNNLLNYDDIKNNNYLYNGFCKNEESQFFNFIYNPYKHIYENKTNTCSTYFNFFEKDKTDIKKKLQLFINTHSPTMINITKNLNSFYLNKNKITSFVEKYKDTSFFSCDNFKKEITEKFVNSFVETFILMITKTEGKENACENEDNGGQNKENGGQNEENGGQNEENACKNDQIKHGENIQGQDHFNAGSDGNSLATTFDGNSNKEFIINKNEPISSNHIESAQVGNTTNDGMLENRSNLLDEKSQSVGKNEKNEKNDKNCENDKNDENNNTSDNIPPMSENETEEESLLEKEDNKEASCRNSDGCRNSDDCRGADSVCPESGSKNWDTLDSSKNLDSSCAISTNYVESNGLMDSNNNILGTDQNVEDMNTKAFEISGESGESCNKNDIKKEYNLLDENGENGENGENDENNKNDKNDENEKCFLKEDKNNPKLNDQLKTSQSLPNNIILNNLNILMADLNELYYYLENKKGKLIRQGWNIHGGLENGGYYSSFGKNKYFDINNNEENNIILKTGIFENQKLNSIFYDGEKNEDDDENETRVIDEMYYIDTNKNEDDHYNLEISSINLTKCCSVCSGAQYDNFETNSNHYNENNKIEVFIKESDFFCNCNNIASTSQNFNSNYKLCFNNDVKSDEYYMIKKNNIDQMNKMLGEILYMNNSETEGIRCKNEMDGTDIGGGSYGGEVKRNGKCYIKNNKGIDKEKNKIWSENNYDETFNNNNNNKDGDNNKPTLTSRELRNLRRNKLLNNKEMEQKNKSVKSTYGSNYDIKSPRVKKLEKFTSLDQEELREVFGPTGVSGVYFEKSRSSWTAQYKVSGGKRRAKRFLVTKNMTYEEIENVKQQCIAYRKQMEKEYTKEFLNEDKKKITSNNINPPGKKSKKKRKIKNFYDC